The Cryomorphaceae bacterium 1068 region AAACGGGGCTTGATGTGGAAGTTGTGAGACATATTTATACCACCGACTTTTTTCAGATTTCTGCATTCAACAAGGATCACCAGGTGATTTCAATCTACTATTTGGTGAAATCAGAGGGACTAGAAAGTATTAGACCAATTGAGCCAAGGGAGGCAAATCAGCAATTTAAGTGGATTCAACTTCGTGATCTGTGCGAAGAGCATTTCACCTTTCCCATTGATAAAAAGCTCGTCTCAGAATTAAAAAAGCTCTAGTCGCTTTTGAACGTAACCCGAGATGGAATCTGCCACTTTTGTGGGTTTCTTAGTGCGCCAATTCACTTCTTGTAATCGGCCCCCTAGTACAAAGTAATTGTCTGCGCCTACTTCATCGAATTCCTTAAGAACGTGATCTCTAAAATTGACTAATGCGATCCATCCATCTGTTTCTGAAATGTCTTCAAACCACTCCTCATAATAGCAATCATCGGAGTAGTGGAAATTCAATACGTTCTCACCGATTAAAATGAATTTGTCTATTCCTAAGCCGATGAAATGGTCTGCCAGATCACGCTTTAAAAACATAATGTCGTTGTGCAAACAATCATTCCACTCGCCAAAGAGCTCAAGAATCACAATGCCCTCATTATAATTGGCGTATAGTACTTTTACAAAGAGGGAAGGAGAGCCGAATTGATCCCACTGCGGGTGTATGAGGTGATCGTATAGTGCATTGGTGAATTCAAATTCACTGTATTCATTTCCATAAAAAGGAGATCGAGGGTCTTCCTCTGCAGTGTAAAATTCCCTCCAGTTAAAATATGGCTCAATACTGTGCATTAATCTTATTTCCTGTTTATCGCCTCCCTCACACTGCCGTGCTTTAGAAGCAATTCATTTGCTTTTTGATAGTCGATTCCTAACGCATCCATCACCATTCTTGTTCCTCGGTCTACCAATTTATTATTGCTTAACTGCATATCTACCATTCTATTCCCTTTTACCCTTCCCAGCTGGATCATCAAGCTGGTTGAGATCATATTGAGAACAAGCTTTTGAGCCGTTCCGGCCTTCATTCGGGTGCTACCCGTTACGTATTCAGGTCCCGTGATTATTTCGATGGGGTATTCTACGGCTTCCGCCAATGGTGACCCTTCGTTGCAGGTAATGGCACTGGTAAGAATGCCGTTTTGTCGCGCTTCTTTTACGGCACCGATTACATAGGGTGTAGTGCCTGAAGCAGCAATTCCAACGACCGTATCTTCAGGACCAATCTTGTGCTCAGTCAAATCTTTCCAGCCTTGATTTTCACTGTCCTCCGCAAATTCGACCGCCTTTCGAATGGCTGAGTCACCTCCTGCGATAATTCCTATGACCAAGCCATGCGGCACACCGAAGGTCGGTGGGCATTCAGAAGCATCGACTATTCCCAGTCGGCCGCTTGTGCCGGCTCCTATATAAAAAAGGCGGCCACCGTTTTTCATTCGCTTGGTAGCTTCAAATACAAATTGTTCAATCTGCGGCAGCTTTTCGCTGATGGCTTGGTGAACTCTGGCATCTTCCTGATTGAGTTCGGTTAAGATTGTTCCGATACTTTTCTTTTCTAAGTCGTCGTAATGAGACTCTTTTTCGGTGTGTTTCTTCACGGCGTAAAGGTAAAAAGAAAGCCCCTTCGCATAGGCGAAAGGGCTTCAAGATTAATTCAATTCTTAGTACTAGTTAAAAAGAACTTTTTTGGTAACCTGATTGTCATCAAAGACTACGCGCATGAGGTATACTCCATCGCTAAAGTCAGTCCGATTCATTGAGTAGATTCCTGAATTCACTACTTCATTCATGACAACGCGACCTGTGATGTCCATAAGCTCAACTCTGCGAATAACGAATTCATCATTTCGAATCGTCAATTCTCCCTGAGTAGGATTAGGATAAACAATGGTTGAGTTTTCATAAACTACATCATCGGTACTATTTGGACCACAGCTAGCTCCCTCTAAACCTAATACACACATAATACGCGGCACGGCGTATCCTTGAATAGTATCAATGTAGGCAAGACCTTTTTCAGGACCCATTCCCGGATTTCCAAGAATACCGGTCTGATGAAGTTCTTGCGCGTTAAAAGCAGTTCCTGCTGCAGCATTTGTAGCAGCAACTACAGCTTCAAGGGTTGGAAGATCCCAGAAATCCCAAGGCCCACTCTCATTAAAGAAAGGAACACCAGGAATTGGCTCATTTATCGGAAGAAGAATTGGGAACAATCCCTCAGGAGTGGATGCTACCGTCATGGTAGGTTGTGTCGGAAGAATATAGTCAAACGTCTCTCCATACAATGAACGAGCGCGATCGGTAAATGGATCTGAAGGCATCGTTTGAATAATATCATTATTACCAAGATCATTCGCATTTTGAACAAATACGTTTGCTCCGCTCACATCTACAACATTTTCATTCGTAGTAGGAACGACTACAGTTCCATCATCAAACGGCGCAAATGGATCTCTGATACAATGGAAGCTTACCATTGGAACTTCTCCCGCATCAAGCCAAGAGCTATCGGCAAGTGCTCCACCTGCGTTTACACCCATGTGAATTTCTTTGGATATTCCAGCTTCTTGACGTGGGTCGGGCAGTCTTGTCGCGCCTGGTCCACCGTCAATGTCACCATCAATGGCCGGAATAACATATGGCCCATCGTTTCCCTGAAATTTGGGCAAACTGGCTATTTCTTCAACATAATCATCAAGTGTAACATAAGCTTGTGCAACGTATCCTCCTGAGCCCTGTCCGAATAGGACGATTTTATCAGGGTCAATTCCATAAGGATTTCCGTCATCTACAGAAGCCTTGAAAAACCGGACAGCGCTTTGTGTGTCGTGCAATGCACGGTAAACCGCTTGAAGCAAAGTTCCACGACGTACGTCTGCATCAGTTGACTCAGGGTTCCATCCGAGACGGTAGTTAATAGAAGCCGCAACAAATCCTCTTCTAGCCCATTGACGGCAGAGGTTTACACCTGCGCTGTCTATTTTATCACCAGTAATAGAACCGTTGAAAAGAGCGGGAAGGAAGTTACCCGTATGGATGAAAATAATCAGTGGACGCGAATCCAAATCATCTTCTCCGGGAGGAGTGTATATGTCCATCTCCAATGATGAGAGTTTTACCAATGTCTGATCTCCACCTGGTGCTCCTGTCGGAATGAAATATTCTGTTGGGAATGGTTCATCATTGTCAA contains the following coding sequences:
- a CDS encoding NUDIX domain-containing protein, encoding MSFPFNVRVYGALICENHILLSDETIKDFSFTKLPGGGLEFGEGTPDCLKREFREETGLDVEVVRHIYTTDFFQISAFNKDHQVISIYYLVKSEGLESIRPIEPREANQQFKWIQLRDLCEEHFTFPIDKKLVSELKKL
- the murQ gene encoding N-acetylmuramic acid 6-phosphate etherase; translation: MKKHTEKESHYDDLEKKSIGTILTELNQEDARVHQAISEKLPQIEQFVFEATKRMKNGGRLFYIGAGTSGRLGIVDASECPPTFGVPHGLVIGIIAGGDSAIRKAVEFAEDSENQGWKDLTEHKIGPEDTVVGIAASGTTPYVIGAVKEARQNGILTSAITCNEGSPLAEAVEYPIEIITGPEYVTGSTRMKAGTAQKLVLNMISTSLMIQLGRVKGNRMVDMQLSNNKLVDRGTRMVMDALGIDYQKANELLLKHGSVREAINRK
- a CDS encoding T9SS type A sorting domain-containing protein; amino-acid sequence: MKKHLLGLSLGLFLAASLQTQAQRYATEIFSSNEVENDVVFGANVNPFSIPGILTDPATWTAEMTALNENIDNDEPFPTEYFIPTGAPGGDQTLVKLSSLEMDIYTPPGEDDLDSRPLIIFIHTGNFLPALFNGSITGDKIDSAGVNLCRQWARRGFVAASINYRLGWNPESTDADVRRGTLLQAVYRALHDTQSAVRFFKASVDDGNPYGIDPDKIVLFGQGSGGYVAQAYVTLDDYVEEIASLPKFQGNDGPYVIPAIDGDIDGGPGATRLPDPRQEAGISKEIHMGVNAGGALADSSWLDAGEVPMVSFHCIRDPFAPFDDGTVVVPTTNENVVDVSGANVFVQNANDLGNNDIIQTMPSDPFTDRARSLYGETFDYILPTQPTMTVASTPEGLFPILLPINEPIPGVPFFNESGPWDFWDLPTLEAVVAATNAAAGTAFNAQELHQTGILGNPGMGPEKGLAYIDTIQGYAVPRIMCVLGLEGASCGPNSTDDVVYENSTIVYPNPTQGELTIRNDEFVIRRVELMDITGRVVMNEVVNSGIYSMNRTDFSDGVYLMRVVFDDNQVTKKVLFN